A genomic region of Xanthomonas campestris pv. phormiicola contains the following coding sequences:
- a CDS encoding cytochrome b has product MSRANASGHFNLTARVLHWLMAAMLLTMLFVGVGMVASVSQRPWLLDLHRPLGIAILLLAIVRLGNRLRQRPPPLPADLPWWQKTAALASHWLLYALMLAMPLLGWSMLSAGGYPVVLWPGAQLPPIAPHSPALYAWLRSAHGWLAYLLFATVLGHLCAALFHAWVRRDGVFSSMARGGAAPVVEPALRREQV; this is encoded by the coding sequence ATGAGCCGCGCGAACGCCTCCGGGCATTTCAACCTGACCGCCCGCGTGCTGCACTGGCTGATGGCGGCGATGCTCCTGACCATGCTGTTCGTCGGCGTGGGCATGGTCGCCTCGGTGTCGCAGCGGCCGTGGCTGCTCGACCTGCACCGCCCGCTGGGCATCGCGATTCTGTTGCTGGCGATCGTGCGCCTGGGCAACCGCCTGCGCCAGCGGCCGCCGCCGCTGCCGGCGGACCTGCCGTGGTGGCAGAAGACGGCGGCGCTGGCCTCGCACTGGCTGCTGTACGCGCTGATGCTGGCGATGCCGCTGCTCGGCTGGTCGATGCTGTCGGCCGGCGGCTATCCGGTCGTGCTGTGGCCGGGCGCGCAACTGCCGCCGATCGCGCCGCACAGCCCGGCGCTGTACGCCTGGCTGCGCAGCGCGCATGGCTGGCTGGCTTACCTGCTGTTCGCCACGGTGCTGGGGCATCTGTGCGCGGCGCTGTTCCATGCCTGGGTGCGCCGCGATGGGGTATTTTCGAGCATGGCGCGGGGTGGTGCGGCGCCGGTGGTGGAGCCGGCGCTGCGGCGGGAGCAGGTCTAG
- a CDS encoding RNA polymerase sigma factor, producing MDELDDDALRALMPRLRRFAQSLSGDAASADDLVQAALERALRHWSTRRDADALQPWLFAIVYRQFVDARRRAQRWQRVLALFAPQQPTQVPSAEQVHDGRAMLAAFAQLPAAQRALLLLVSVEGFSYRDAAAALDLPIGTVMSRLSRAREKLRQIGEGRSAGGPALRVLK from the coding sequence ATGGACGAACTCGACGACGACGCCCTGCGTGCGCTCATGCCCCGATTGCGGCGCTTTGCCCAGTCGCTGAGCGGCGATGCGGCCAGTGCCGACGACCTGGTGCAGGCGGCGCTGGAGCGCGCGCTGCGGCACTGGTCCACGCGCCGCGATGCCGATGCGCTGCAGCCGTGGCTGTTCGCGATCGTGTACCGGCAGTTCGTCGACGCGCGCCGGCGCGCGCAGCGCTGGCAGCGGGTGCTGGCCCTGTTCGCGCCGCAGCAGCCGACCCAGGTGCCGTCCGCCGAGCAGGTGCACGACGGCCGCGCGATGCTGGCCGCGTTCGCGCAACTGCCGGCCGCACAACGCGCGCTGCTGTTGCTGGTCAGCGTCGAAGGCTTCAGCTATCGCGACGCCGCCGCCGCGCTGGACCTGCCGATCGGCACGGTGATGTCGCGGCTGTCGCGCGCCCGCGAGAAACTGCGCCAGATAGGCGAAGGCCGCAGCGCCGGCGGCCCTGCCTTGCGAGTGCTCAAATGA
- a CDS encoding ThuA domain-containing protein yields MRAVLCGWSLLLAWSLPAGAALAADGQFKVLVAAIPNKYHHDYIPVAKPRFEALARQHYFELVWAWNAEAFDGDLSQYAAIVLLNTPATDLNPAQRANFQKYVRGGGGVVAVHKAFAIARGQWDWYDRLIGRAFRTHPYLQTAMVDVVDHNFPATAGLPQRWLWSDEWYEYDPPYSDDLVTLLTVDESSYDPTLIWPGQVAKGMGKPHPVAWYHRFEGARVFVTALGHQAEAYNDPRYLEHLYGGIYWAATGHGIANDPAAAAPPSR; encoded by the coding sequence ATGCGCGCAGTGTTGTGCGGATGGTCGTTGCTGCTGGCCTGGTCGCTGCCGGCCGGCGCCGCGCTGGCCGCCGACGGGCAGTTCAAGGTGCTGGTCGCGGCGATTCCCAACAAGTACCACCACGACTACATCCCGGTGGCCAAGCCGCGGTTCGAGGCGCTGGCGCGACAGCACTACTTCGAGCTGGTGTGGGCCTGGAATGCCGAGGCCTTCGATGGCGACCTGTCGCAGTACGCGGCCATCGTGCTGCTCAATACGCCGGCCACCGACCTCAATCCTGCGCAGCGCGCCAATTTCCAGAAGTACGTGCGCGGCGGTGGCGGCGTGGTCGCGGTGCACAAGGCGTTCGCGATCGCACGCGGGCAGTGGGACTGGTACGACCGCCTGATCGGCCGCGCGTTCCGCACCCATCCGTACCTGCAGACCGCGATGGTCGATGTGGTCGACCACAACTTCCCCGCTACCGCCGGCCTGCCGCAGCGCTGGCTGTGGTCGGACGAGTGGTACGAATACGATCCGCCGTACAGCGACGACCTGGTCACGCTGCTGACGGTGGACGAATCCAGCTACGACCCCACGCTGATCTGGCCCGGCCAGGTCGCCAAGGGCATGGGCAAGCCGCACCCGGTGGCCTGGTACCACCGCTTCGAAGGCGCACGCGTGTTCGTCACCGCCCTCGGCCACCAGGCCGAGGCCTACAACGATCCGCGCTACCTCGAACACCTGTACGGCGGCATTTACTGGGCCGCCACCGGCCATGGCATCGCCAACGATCCGGCCGCGGCCGCGCCGCCCTCGCGCTGA
- a CDS encoding phage holin family protein, producing MSDEQARDAAAPDPAEAEQPSLEQSFREFGQAGREGLTATLQASRALRKLVVADLALARAALARALVWLTIAVSFGASAWMLLMGALIAVLQRLGWSWLASISATAAFSLVVTALGAWQALRYFEMSKLDATRRQLAKLGIGGDDDEKADGHTAAAAEAHR from the coding sequence GTGAGCGACGAGCAGGCCCGCGACGCCGCTGCGCCCGATCCAGCGGAGGCCGAACAGCCGTCGCTGGAGCAATCGTTCCGCGAGTTCGGCCAGGCCGGCCGCGAGGGCCTGACCGCCACGCTGCAAGCCAGCCGCGCGCTGCGCAAGCTGGTGGTGGCGGATCTGGCCCTGGCGCGCGCGGCGCTGGCGCGCGCGCTGGTGTGGCTGACCATCGCGGTGTCGTTCGGCGCGTCGGCGTGGATGCTGCTGATGGGCGCACTGATCGCGGTGCTGCAGCGGCTGGGCTGGTCGTGGCTGGCGTCGATCTCGGCGACCGCCGCGTTCAGTCTGGTGGTCACCGCCCTGGGCGCCTGGCAGGCGCTGCGCTATTTCGAGATGAGCAAGCTCGACGCCACCCGCCGCCAGCTGGCGAAGCTGGGGATCGGTGGCGACGACGACGAAAAGGCCGACGGCCACACGGCCGCGGCAGCCGAGGCGCACCGATGA
- a CDS encoding HAD-IA family hydrolase encodes MPSFPVRAITLDLDDTLWPFAPIGARIEQVLHDWLLQHSPRTAERFPIAAMRQLRDEVFAAHPHLVHDLSEMRRLTLRRALRDSGGDEALVEPAFAVFYAARNQVECYPDSIAALQRIAARVPVAALSNGNADLGTIGLAPHFAFQLSAREHGAAKPDPSIFHAACARLGLPCAQVLHVGDHIEMDVVGAMQAGLRGCWINREAQAWHPPTPPDLHFDTLTGLADWLDATQPAGGARA; translated from the coding sequence TTGCCTTCCTTCCCCGTTCGCGCCATCACGCTGGACCTGGACGACACGCTGTGGCCGTTCGCGCCGATCGGCGCGCGCATCGAACAGGTGCTGCACGACTGGCTGCTGCAGCACAGTCCGCGCACCGCCGAGCGGTTCCCGATCGCGGCGATGCGCCAGCTGCGCGACGAGGTGTTCGCCGCGCATCCACACCTGGTCCACGACCTGAGCGAGATGCGGCGCCTGACCCTGCGCCGCGCGCTGCGCGACAGCGGTGGCGACGAGGCGCTGGTGGAGCCGGCGTTCGCGGTGTTCTATGCCGCGCGCAACCAGGTGGAGTGCTACCCGGACAGCATCGCCGCGCTGCAGCGGATCGCCGCGCGCGTGCCGGTGGCGGCGCTGAGCAACGGCAACGCCGACCTGGGCACGATCGGCCTGGCGCCGCATTTCGCATTCCAGCTCAGCGCGCGCGAACACGGCGCGGCCAAGCCGGACCCGAGCATCTTCCACGCCGCCTGCGCGCGGCTGGGGCTGCCCTGCGCGCAGGTGCTGCACGTCGGCGACCACATCGAGATGGACGTGGTCGGCGCGATGCAGGCCGGGCTGCGCGGCTGCTGGATCAACCGCGAGGCGCAGGCCTGGCATCCGCCGACGCCGCCGGACCTGCACTTCGACACCCTCACCGGCCTGGCCGACTGGCTGGACGCCACCCAGCCGGCCGGCGGCGCGCGCGCATGA
- a CDS encoding anti-sigma factor, whose translation MTVLRPDDQTLHAYVDGRLDPAQRAQVGAWLQANPAQAARVAGWKQDADALRAAWAGAEAMPANPALTVPALRRRVRQRRRTLAAMAASCVLMLGLGTGLGWQLRDSRLGGERLPMADAVAAYRLFADGEQPLEFDPARRVALQGWLRRHFGAAGAVPDLQAQGFALRGGRLLSTPEGAAAMLVYQDANGARIGLYLRPRSARLGDGERRDGRLLAQYWSEGDTAFALVGPATQTRMRQIAPLLRGQG comes from the coding sequence ATGACCGTGCTGCGCCCCGACGACCAAACCCTGCACGCCTATGTCGATGGCCGCCTGGATCCTGCGCAGCGCGCGCAGGTCGGCGCATGGCTGCAGGCCAATCCCGCGCAAGCCGCGCGCGTGGCCGGCTGGAAACAGGACGCCGACGCGCTGCGCGCGGCCTGGGCCGGCGCCGAGGCGATGCCGGCCAACCCCGCATTGACCGTGCCGGCCCTGCGCCGCCGCGTGCGCCAGCGGCGCCGCACGCTGGCCGCCATGGCCGCCAGCTGCGTGCTGATGCTGGGCCTGGGCACCGGGCTGGGCTGGCAGTTGCGCGACAGCCGCCTCGGCGGCGAGCGCCTGCCGATGGCCGATGCGGTAGCGGCGTATCGCCTGTTCGCCGACGGCGAGCAGCCGCTGGAATTCGACCCGGCGCGGCGGGTCGCCTTGCAGGGCTGGTTGCGCCGCCATTTCGGCGCCGCCGGCGCGGTGCCGGACCTGCAGGCGCAGGGCTTCGCGCTGCGCGGCGGGCGCCTGCTGTCCACCCCCGAGGGCGCCGCGGCGATGCTGGTCTACCAGGACGCCAATGGTGCGCGCATCGGCCTGTACCTGCGCCCGCGCAGCGCCCGCCTCGGCGACGGCGAGCGCCGCGACGGCCGCCTGCTGGCGCAATACTGGTCCGAAGGCGACACCGCCTTCGCCCTTGTCGGCCCGGCCACGCAGACCCGCATGCGCCAGATCGCCCCGTTGCTGCGCGGGCAGGGCTGA
- a CDS encoding catalase family peroxidase, with protein sequence MSHPDPTPPPRPRPWLPLAGIAAIAAVLAAAFAWSAGWLGGPQRLTAQRMTDAIEAGGPPHPGFRRAHSKGMCVSGHFEGNGQARALSAARVFTQASVPVLGRMSIGGGDPHGADASARVRSMALLLRSDDGQQWRTAMNSFPFFVVATPEGFMAQTLAAQPDPATGKPDPAKLAAFAQRYPEAKKFQEWVKTAPWSDSWANTQYNGVNSFRFIAADGSSRFVRWSMRPQTAFKELSAAQRAQADADFLGEDLQARLAQGPLRWDLVLTVAAPGDPVNDPSQPWPQDRQQVVAGTLVLDHAEPQASGPCRDLNYDPLILPHGIAGSDDPILAARSAVYSQSFNRREREIGRGQAPEATGQAHGGAQ encoded by the coding sequence ATGTCCCATCCCGATCCCACCCCGCCGCCCCGCCCGCGGCCCTGGCTGCCGCTGGCCGGCATCGCCGCGATCGCCGCCGTGCTCGCCGCCGCCTTCGCCTGGAGCGCGGGCTGGCTGGGCGGGCCGCAGCGGCTGACCGCGCAGCGCATGACCGATGCCATCGAAGCCGGCGGCCCGCCGCATCCGGGCTTCCGCCGCGCGCACAGCAAGGGCATGTGCGTGAGCGGCCACTTCGAAGGCAACGGCCAGGCGCGCGCGCTGTCCGCGGCGCGGGTGTTCACCCAGGCATCGGTGCCGGTGCTGGGGCGGATGTCGATCGGCGGCGGCGATCCGCACGGCGCCGATGCCAGCGCGCGGGTGCGCAGCATGGCGCTGCTGCTGCGCAGCGACGACGGCCAGCAGTGGCGCACGGCGATGAACAGTTTCCCGTTCTTCGTGGTGGCCACGCCGGAGGGCTTCATGGCGCAGACCCTGGCCGCGCAGCCGGACCCGGCCACCGGCAAGCCGGACCCGGCGAAGCTGGCCGCGTTCGCGCAGCGCTATCCGGAAGCGAAGAAGTTCCAGGAGTGGGTCAAGACCGCGCCGTGGTCGGACAGTTGGGCCAACACGCAGTACAACGGGGTCAACAGCTTCCGCTTCATCGCCGCCGACGGCAGCAGCCGTTTCGTGCGCTGGTCGATGCGGCCGCAGACCGCGTTCAAGGAACTGTCCGCGGCGCAGCGCGCGCAGGCCGATGCCGACTTCCTCGGCGAGGACCTGCAGGCGCGGCTGGCGCAAGGACCGCTGCGCTGGGACCTGGTGCTGACCGTGGCCGCGCCCGGCGATCCGGTGAACGATCCGTCGCAACCCTGGCCGCAGGACCGGCAACAGGTGGTCGCCGGCACGCTGGTGCTCGACCACGCCGAGCCGCAGGCCAGCGGCCCGTGCCGCGATCTCAACTACGACCCGCTGATCCTGCCGCATGGCATCGCCGGTTCGGACGATCCGATCCTGGCCGCGCGCTCGGCGGTGTATTCGCAGTCGTTCAACCGCCGCGAGCGCGAGATCGGCCGCGGCCAAGCGCCCGAGGCGACCGGCCAGGCGCATGGGGGTGCGCAATGA
- a CDS encoding leucyl aminopeptidase family protein produces MSLPSGFTDASPHALPLHVLDRERLAEWRAAQAPAWVGWLDAQQFVAAPGTMLLLPGADGVAAAVLGVGDRGDAHAYAHAPYALPAGSRWRLATALNEDEQAALQLGWGLGSYRFARYKQPTRLPAQLLATPSAEVRDQLEACVRVRDWVNTPAEDMGPDHLEAAARAIADAHGAQCESIVGEELLLRNFPAIHAVGRASHRAPRLIVLRWGEDAHPHVALVGKGVCFDTGGLDLKPADGMRHMKKDMGGAAHALALAGLVMAQRLPLRLTVLLAAVENAVGPDAFRPGDVIATRQGISVEIDNTDAEGRLVLCDALTYASEQAPDAILDFATLTGAARVALGPDLPALFCNDDALAQAWIAAGERSRDPVWRMPLWRPYLRYLTSSIADLANAGSRMAGAVTAALYLERFVPARQAWAHLDVYAWNDSDRPGRPAGGEALALRSAYAMLKARYAG; encoded by the coding sequence ATGTCCCTGCCTTCCGGCTTCACCGATGCCTCCCCCCATGCGCTGCCGCTGCATGTGCTGGACCGCGAACGCCTGGCCGAATGGCGCGCCGCGCAGGCGCCGGCCTGGGTGGGGTGGCTGGATGCGCAGCAGTTCGTGGCCGCCCCCGGCACGATGTTGTTGCTGCCCGGCGCGGACGGCGTGGCCGCGGCGGTGCTGGGCGTGGGCGACCGCGGCGATGCCCATGCGTACGCGCACGCACCGTACGCGCTGCCGGCCGGCAGCCGCTGGCGGCTGGCCACTGCGCTGAACGAGGACGAGCAGGCCGCGCTGCAGCTGGGCTGGGGCCTGGGCAGCTACCGCTTCGCCCGCTACAAGCAGCCGACGCGGCTGCCGGCGCAGCTGCTGGCCACGCCGAGCGCGGAGGTGCGCGACCAGCTGGAGGCGTGCGTGCGCGTGCGCGACTGGGTCAACACGCCGGCCGAGGACATGGGGCCTGACCACCTGGAAGCGGCGGCGCGCGCGATCGCCGACGCGCATGGCGCGCAGTGCGAAAGCATCGTCGGCGAGGAGTTGCTGCTGCGCAATTTCCCGGCGATCCACGCGGTCGGCCGCGCCTCGCACCGCGCGCCGCGGCTGATCGTGCTGCGCTGGGGCGAGGACGCGCACCCGCATGTGGCGCTGGTCGGCAAGGGCGTGTGCTTCGACACCGGCGGGCTGGACCTGAAGCCGGCCGACGGCATGCGCCACATGAAGAAGGACATGGGCGGCGCGGCGCATGCGCTGGCGCTGGCCGGGCTGGTGATGGCGCAGCGGCTGCCGCTGCGGCTGACCGTGCTGCTCGCGGCGGTGGAGAACGCGGTCGGCCCGGACGCGTTCCGCCCCGGCGACGTGATCGCCACCCGCCAGGGCATCAGCGTGGAGATCGACAACACCGATGCCGAAGGCCGGCTGGTGCTGTGCGACGCGCTGACCTATGCCAGCGAACAGGCGCCGGACGCGATCCTGGATTTCGCCACGCTGACCGGCGCGGCGCGGGTCGCGCTGGGCCCGGACCTGCCGGCGCTGTTCTGCAACGACGACGCGCTGGCGCAGGCCTGGATTGCCGCCGGCGAACGCAGCCGCGACCCGGTGTGGCGCATGCCGCTGTGGCGCCCCTACCTGCGCTACCTGACCAGCTCGATCGCCGACCTGGCCAATGCCGGCTCGCGCATGGCCGGTGCGGTGACCGCGGCGCTGTACCTGGAGCGCTTCGTGCCGGCGCGGCAGGCCTGGGCGCACCTGGACGTGTACGCCTGGAACGACAGCGACCGCCCCGGCCGCCCGGCCGGCGGCGAAGCGCTGGCGCTGCGCTCGGCCTACGCGATGCTGAAGGCGCGCTACGCCGGGTAG
- a CDS encoding AI-2E family transporter, giving the protein MSTLFESVADAGDVAPPPEDALPPPPAPRPRGPVSLVVLATLAVGYTLWAAQEVILPVLLAAFFALVGNPILRGLRRLYVPRFLGALLVLLSGMAVAATLTMQLAGPAAEWVQQAPGQMRHIATQVRDLTKPMQQANQAAENFARAAGGENGRRVQVIRTQLDDPYKALVRTPRLAASALAVVLLTFFFMVFGENLQRHAIALLPNRQQQKFTTDILRSIEREVSRYVLTISIINTLVGLIFAGMLVLLKIPLQEALLWGTVVALLNFAPYVGPLIGAILMLLMGFVEFRDPLSAALPAILYLALHMLEGQVVTPIVLGRRMAISPLMLILALMLFGWLWGMIGLLLAVPLLVCIKMVLARVDGMQRWARLLE; this is encoded by the coding sequence ATGAGCACTCTGTTCGAATCCGTGGCCGACGCCGGCGACGTGGCACCGCCCCCCGAGGACGCCCTCCCGCCACCGCCCGCACCGCGCCCGCGCGGACCGGTGTCGTTGGTGGTGCTGGCGACGCTGGCCGTGGGCTACACCTTGTGGGCGGCGCAGGAGGTGATCCTGCCGGTGCTGCTGGCCGCGTTCTTCGCCCTGGTCGGCAACCCGATCCTGCGCGGGCTGCGGCGGCTGTACGTGCCGCGCTTCCTCGGCGCGCTGCTGGTGTTGCTGTCGGGCATGGCGGTGGCCGCGACCCTGACCATGCAGCTGGCCGGGCCGGCTGCCGAGTGGGTGCAGCAGGCGCCCGGGCAGATGCGCCACATCGCCACCCAGGTGCGCGACCTGACCAAGCCGATGCAGCAGGCCAACCAGGCGGCGGAGAATTTCGCGCGCGCCGCCGGCGGCGAGAACGGGCGCCGCGTGCAGGTGATCCGCACCCAGCTGGACGATCCGTACAAGGCGCTGGTGCGGACCCCGCGGCTGGCCGCCTCGGCGCTGGCGGTGGTGCTGCTGACGTTCTTCTTCATGGTCTTCGGCGAGAACCTGCAGCGGCATGCGATCGCGCTGCTGCCGAACCGCCAGCAGCAGAAATTCACCACCGACATCCTGCGTTCGATCGAGCGCGAGGTCTCGCGCTACGTGCTGACCATCAGCATCATCAACACCCTGGTCGGACTGATCTTCGCCGGCATGCTGGTGCTGCTGAAGATTCCGCTGCAGGAAGCGCTGCTGTGGGGCACGGTGGTGGCGCTGTTGAATTTCGCCCCGTACGTGGGCCCGCTGATCGGCGCGATCCTGATGCTGCTGATGGGCTTCGTCGAATTCCGCGATCCGCTGAGCGCGGCGCTGCCGGCGATCCTGTACCTGGCGCTGCACATGCTCGAAGGCCAGGTGGTGACGCCGATCGTGCTCGGCCGGCGCATGGCGATCTCGCCGCTGATGCTGATCCTGGCGCTGATGCTGTTCGGCTGGCTGTGGGGCATGATCGGGCTGCTGCTGGCGGTGCCGCTGCTGGTGTGCATCAAGATGGTGCTGGCGCGGGTGGACGGCATGCAGCGCTGGGCCAGGTTGCTGGAATGA